A genomic window from Sulfurimonas paralvinellae includes:
- the folE gene encoding GTP cyclohydrolase I FolE, which produces MSDKNEAFENAVKTMMVHVGEDPSREGLLDTPKRVRKAYEFIYGGYKEDPKEILSSALFTSSNDEMVLIKDIEFYSTCEHHLLPIIGRVHVAYIPDGKVVGLSKIPRVVNVFARRMQIQEQLTEQIADAIMDTIAPKGVAVVIQARHMCMEMRGVEKINSTTTSSALRGLFKKDEKTRAEFFSLINSPSGSRY; this is translated from the coding sequence TTGTCAGATAAAAATGAAGCATTTGAAAATGCAGTAAAAACGATGATGGTTCATGTTGGAGAAGATCCTTCGCGTGAGGGCCTGCTTGATACGCCAAAACGTGTCAGAAAAGCCTATGAATTTATCTATGGCGGTTATAAAGAAGATCCAAAAGAGATTCTTTCTTCAGCACTTTTTACAAGCTCGAACGATGAGATGGTTCTTATCAAAGATATAGAGTTCTATTCTACTTGTGAGCATCATCTGCTGCCAATCATAGGACGGGTTCATGTCGCCTATATTCCTGACGGTAAAGTGGTCGGACTTTCAAAGATTCCTCGTGTAGTCAATGTCTTTGCACGCCGTATGCAGATTCAAGAGCAGCTTACAGAGCAGATTGCCGATGCAATCATGGATACAATCGCGCCAAAGGGCGTAGCGGTTGTCATTCAGGCTCGCCATATGTGTATGGAGATGCGTGGTGTTGAGAAGATAAACTCCACAACGACATCTTCAGCACTTCGCGGACTCTTTAAAAAAGATGAAAAGACACGGGCTGAATTCTTCTCACTTATCAATTCTCCATCGGGAAGTAGATACTAG
- the rlmN gene encoding 23S rRNA (adenine(2503)-C(2))-methyltransferase RlmN has protein sequence MNEIKPSLYDFTLKDLTALVKPSFRAKQIYGWLYHQYADNYEAMKNIPKAMKEELAEKYLVNPMKIVRKEESDDGTIKYLFELQDGKTVEAVWLKMKDAQHDEEGNLTQEAKYTICVSTQVGCKVGCSFCLTAKGGFTRDLTAGEIVGQVVNLKRDNDHKHNRKINIVYMGMGEPLDNLDNLAKAISIFKEEEGLAISGKRQTVSTSGLSNKIDQLGSMDLGVHIAISLHAVDDELRTELIPMNKAHNINSIIEAVKRFPIDTRKRVMFEYLVIKDKNDDLGSAKKLVKLLSGIKAKVNLIYFNPYPGTPYERPSYEDMFAFQEYLIKHGLLSTIRDSKGIDISAACGQLKEKTVNELSN, from the coding sequence ATGAATGAAATAAAACCCTCTCTTTATGATTTCACCCTCAAAGATCTAACAGCGTTAGTCAAACCATCATTTCGCGCAAAACAGATCTATGGATGGCTCTATCACCAGTATGCCGATAACTATGAAGCTATGAAAAACATACCAAAAGCTATGAAAGAAGAACTAGCTGAAAAATATTTGGTAAATCCTATGAAAATTGTCCGTAAAGAAGAGTCGGATGACGGTACCATTAAATATCTCTTTGAACTGCAAGATGGCAAAACTGTCGAAGCTGTCTGGCTCAAGATGAAAGATGCCCAACATGATGAAGAAGGTAATCTCACGCAAGAGGCAAAATACACTATCTGTGTCTCCACACAGGTTGGATGCAAAGTGGGCTGCTCTTTTTGTCTTACTGCAAAAGGAGGCTTTACACGAGATCTCACTGCAGGTGAAATAGTGGGGCAGGTTGTCAATCTTAAACGTGACAACGACCACAAACATAACAGAAAGATAAACATTGTCTATATGGGCATGGGCGAGCCACTTGACAACCTTGACAATCTTGCTAAAGCCATCTCTATTTTTAAAGAAGAAGAGGGTCTGGCAATATCAGGAAAAAGACAAACAGTGAGCACAAGTGGTTTAAGCAACAAAATAGATCAATTGGGTTCAATGGACTTGGGAGTGCATATAGCTATTTCACTTCATGCAGTGGATGATGAACTGCGAACTGAACTTATTCCAATGAATAAAGCACATAACATCAATTCTATTATTGAAGCTGTAAAACGTTTTCCTATCGATACACGCAAACGTGTTATGTTTGAATACCTCGTTATAAAAGATAAGAATGATGATCTAGGGAGTGCTAAAAAGCTTGTTAAGCTACTCTCCGGTATAAAGGCCAAGGTCAATCTCATCTACTTCAATCCTTACCCTGGAACACCTTATGAGCGTCCAAGCTATGAAGACATGTTCGCTTTTCAGGAATACCTCATTAAACACGGGCTTCTTTCTACGATTAGAGACTCCAAAGGCATCGATATTTCTGCAGCCTGCGGACAGTTAAAAGAAAAAACAGTAAATGAGCTTTCAAACTAA
- the hisF gene encoding imidazole glycerol phosphate synthase subunit HisF encodes MKNYFAKRIIPCLDVKDGRVVKGVNFVGLKDAGDPVEVARRYNEEGADELTFLDITASSDNRDTIVDIVAQVAREIFIPLTVGGGIRKLEDIYKLLNVGCDKVSVNSAAIKRPELIDEGAKRFGSQCIVTAIDVKRNENGSYNVYLNGGRVDTGIDALEWAKEVVERGSGEILLTSMDADGTKAGFELNITEQISKAVNVPVIASGGAGTMEHIKEAFEHGADAALAASIFHYKEIDIMDLKHYLHDNDIPVRL; translated from the coding sequence ATGAAAAATTATTTTGCTAAAAGAATCATTCCATGCTTGGATGTCAAAGATGGCCGTGTTGTCAAAGGTGTCAACTTCGTCGGTCTTAAGGATGCAGGCGATCCAGTAGAGGTTGCACGCAGATACAACGAAGAGGGTGCCGATGAACTTACCTTTTTGGATATAACAGCTTCATCCGACAATCGAGATACTATCGTCGATATCGTTGCTCAAGTGGCACGTGAAATCTTCATACCGCTGACTGTAGGCGGAGGCATACGTAAACTCGAAGATATCTATAAACTTTTGAATGTCGGATGCGATAAAGTCAGTGTAAATTCTGCAGCCATCAAACGCCCTGAACTTATCGATGAAGGTGCAAAGCGTTTTGGCTCACAATGTATCGTTACGGCAATAGATGTCAAACGAAATGAGAATGGAAGCTACAATGTCTATCTCAATGGTGGGCGTGTCGATACAGGCATAGATGCACTTGAATGGGCAAAAGAAGTTGTAGAGCGTGGAAGTGGCGAGATCCTGCTTACATCTATGGATGCAGATGGTACAAAAGCCGGTTTTGAGTTAAATATAACCGAGCAGATATCAAAAGCCGTCAATGTCCCAGTTATAGCAAGCGGCGGGGCAGGAACGATGGAGCATATCAAAGAAGCTTTCGAACATGGTGCAGATGCAGCACTAGCCGCTTCTATCTTTCACTATAAAGAGATAGATATTATGGATCTCAAACACTATCTGCATGACAATGACATTCCGGTAAGACTATAA
- a CDS encoding ribonuclease J — MAEEKKEAQQQSKPQTDRKPNNNRRNNNRKPNNNQNRQGADKNSQNKNQNAKPSNNNRNKSRNRHKRGPAPVDDTLKSFVIKNQEVHKQRLNPHYKLNLDSKAKVRITPLGGLGEIGGNIAVFETDNEAILIDVGMSFPDEEMHGVDILVPDFSYIREIKDKIVGIIITHAHEDHIGAVPYLFREMQFPIYGTPLPLAMIGNKFDEHHLKEFRKYFNPVEKRKVYKIGNDFEIEWMHMTHSILDSSSLAITTEAGTIIHTGDFKIDHTPVDGYTADLHRLAHYGDKGVLCLLSDSTNSHNPAPTPSELSVAPALDRVFSKAEGRIILSTFSSNIHRVYQAIQYGIKYGRKVCVIGRSMERNIEVALQYDYIKFPKNIFVDADEVARMNDKDVLIVTTGSQGEANSALFRMSIGEHRHIKIKPSDLIILSSRAIPGNEGSISQMLNHLQKGGAKVAMDRDLHVSGHASMEEQKLMLRLVNPKFFLPVHGEYNHVMRHKETAMMCGVPERNILLMTDGEQIEVAPKYMRKVKTVKTGKTYIDNQNNHEIEDDIVLDRQKLATDGVVMMVAQVSEQTGKMMDKPKVTTFGIVPDKRDKAFAKEMEEIIENFLINMKPGLIGSPKTLEGDLRQVVRKHIYRKMKKYPLIVPHILIH; from the coding sequence ATGGCAGAAGAAAAGAAAGAGGCGCAGCAGCAAAGCAAACCTCAAACAGACCGCAAACCAAATAACAACAGAAGAAACAACAATCGTAAGCCTAATAATAATCAAAATAGGCAAGGTGCTGATAAAAACAGCCAAAATAAGAACCAAAATGCAAAACCGAGTAACAATAACCGCAATAAAAGCCGTAACCGACACAAAAGAGGCCCTGCTCCAGTCGATGATACACTAAAATCATTTGTCATTAAAAATCAGGAAGTTCATAAACAGAGATTGAACCCTCATTATAAATTGAACCTGGACTCAAAAGCAAAAGTGCGTATCACACCGCTTGGCGGCCTTGGTGAGATCGGTGGAAATATTGCTGTGTTCGAAACAGATAATGAAGCGATCTTGATAGATGTCGGTATGAGTTTTCCAGATGAAGAGATGCATGGAGTTGATATCTTAGTGCCTGATTTTTCTTATATTCGTGAGATAAAAGACAAGATCGTCGGTATTATAATCACACACGCACACGAAGATCATATCGGTGCGGTTCCGTACCTTTTTAGAGAAATGCAGTTTCCTATCTATGGAACACCGCTTCCTCTTGCAATGATTGGTAACAAATTTGATGAACATCACCTTAAAGAGTTTAGAAAATATTTCAATCCGGTTGAGAAACGTAAAGTCTATAAAATCGGAAATGACTTTGAGATCGAGTGGATGCATATGACACACTCTATTTTAGATTCTTCTTCACTTGCAATTACGACAGAAGCTGGAACTATCATTCACACGGGTGACTTTAAAATCGACCATACACCGGTTGATGGATATACTGCCGACTTGCATCGCTTGGCGCATTATGGAGATAAAGGTGTGTTGTGTTTGTTGAGTGATTCAACGAATTCACATAACCCTGCTCCAACACCTTCAGAACTTTCTGTAGCACCGGCACTTGACAGAGTCTTCTCTAAAGCAGAAGGGCGTATTATCCTCTCGACGTTCAGCTCGAACATTCACCGTGTCTATCAGGCAATTCAGTACGGAATCAAGTATGGACGTAAGGTTTGTGTTATCGGCCGTTCTATGGAGAGAAACATTGAAGTCGCTCTACAGTATGACTATATTAAATTTCCGAAAAATATTTTTGTTGATGCAGATGAAGTTGCACGCATGAATGACAAAGATGTTCTTATTGTGACAACGGGTTCTCAAGGAGAAGCGAATTCGGCACTCTTTAGAATGAGTATCGGTGAGCATAGACATATCAAGATAAAACCGAGTGATTTGATTATTCTCTCTTCACGTGCGATTCCTGGTAATGAAGGAAGCATTTCACAAATGCTCAATCACCTTCAAAAAGGCGGTGCAAAAGTTGCGATGGACAGAGATTTACACGTTTCAGGACACGCTTCTATGGAAGAACAGAAATTGATGCTTCGTCTTGTCAATCCTAAGTTCTTTTTACCTGTTCACGGTGAGTACAATCATGTTATGAGACATAAAGAGACAGCAATGATGTGTGGTGTTCCCGAGAGAAATATTCTCTTGATGACAGATGGTGAGCAGATAGAAGTTGCACCGAAATATATGAGAAAAGTCAAAACGGTCAAGACAGGTAAAACATATATTGATAATCAAAACAATCATGAGATTGAAGATGATATCGTGCTTGACCGCCAAAAACTTGCAACTGACGGTGTGGTTATGATGGTTGCACAGGTGAGTGAACAGACCGGTAAGATGATGGACAAACCAAAAGTTACGACCTTTGGTATTGTACCGGATAAACGAGATAAAGCTTTTGCAAAAGAGATGGAAGAGATCATTGAAAATTTCCTTATCAATATGAAGCCGGGGCTTATTGGCAGTCCAAAAACATTAGAGGGTGATCTGCGTCAGGTGGTGAGAAAACACATCTACCGCAAAATGAAGAAATATCCTCTCATCGTTCCTCATATTCTTATCCACTAG
- the fliI gene encoding flagellar protein export ATPase FliI, giving the protein MPLSSLKEKLAQKNYSVAFGEVVKINATVITARGLNVSISDMVKVVSNESTLETVGMVTEIDGGLFYITPFSFVEGFRSGDRVFLDSTGLNIPVGSSLLGRVVDPFMRPIDGKGSIRSSKMAPIIKAPIAAMKRGMIDEVFSVGVKSIDGLLTCGKGQKLGIFAGSGVGKSTLMGMIVRGADAPIKVVALIGERGREVPEFIEKNLGGDLTNTVIIVATSDDSPLMRKYGAFAAMSVAEYFKDKGEDVLFIMDSVTRFAMAQREIGLALGEPPTSKGYPPSSLTLLPQLMERAGKEEGKGSITAFFTVLIEGDDMSDPIADQSRSILDGHIVLSREMTDFGIYPPVHILNSASRVMNDIISQEHFQAVMKFRRLYTLLKENETLIRIGAYVQGSDAELDEAIEKKDAMMRFIAQGAMYIEKFEATVEELIQLMGIEKKV; this is encoded by the coding sequence ATGCCGCTGAGTTCACTAAAAGAAAAACTTGCGCAGAAAAATTACTCGGTAGCTTTTGGTGAAGTCGTTAAAATCAATGCAACTGTTATTACCGCACGCGGATTGAATGTAAGCATCAGTGATATGGTAAAAGTGGTTTCCAACGAGAGTACGCTCGAAACGGTCGGCATGGTTACTGAAATAGACGGTGGTCTATTTTACATAACCCCGTTTTCTTTTGTTGAAGGCTTTCGTTCAGGTGACAGGGTCTTTTTGGATTCTACAGGGCTGAATATTCCTGTAGGTTCTTCCCTGCTTGGGCGTGTTGTAGATCCATTCATGCGGCCAATCGACGGCAAAGGCTCGATCAGGTCTTCTAAAATGGCGCCTATTATCAAAGCACCGATTGCAGCGATGAAGCGCGGAATGATCGATGAGGTCTTTTCTGTCGGTGTCAAAAGTATCGACGGACTGCTTACTTGCGGTAAAGGACAAAAGCTTGGCATCTTTGCTGGAAGCGGCGTAGGAAAATCGACACTGATGGGAATGATCGTCCGTGGTGCAGATGCCCCTATTAAAGTTGTAGCCCTCATTGGTGAGCGTGGGCGTGAAGTTCCTGAGTTTATAGAGAAAAATTTGGGTGGTGATCTAACAAATACCGTTATCATAGTAGCAACTTCCGATGATTCGCCGCTTATGCGTAAATATGGTGCTTTTGCAGCAATGAGCGTGGCAGAATACTTTAAAGATAAAGGAGAGGATGTCCTTTTTATCATGGACTCGGTAACACGTTTTGCAATGGCGCAGCGTGAGATAGGGTTGGCTCTTGGCGAACCGCCGACTTCAAAAGGCTATCCGCCGTCATCTTTGACACTTTTACCGCAGTTGATGGAGCGGGCAGGCAAAGAAGAGGGTAAAGGGAGTATTACCGCATTTTTTACCGTTCTTATCGAAGGGGATGATATGAGTGACCCTATTGCTGACCAATCCCGTTCTATTTTGGATGGACATATCGTACTCTCACGTGAGATGACAGACTTTGGTATCTACCCGCCTGTGCATATTCTCAACTCAGCCTCAAGGGTGATGAACGACATTATCTCTCAGGAACATTTTCAAGCGGTTATGAAGTTTCGCCGTCTCTATACGCTGCTCAAAGAGAACGAGACACTTATCCGAATAGGCGCTTATGTTCAGGGCAGTGATGCAGAGCTTGATGAGGCTATAGAGAAAAAGGATGCAATGATGCGCTTTATTGCCCAGGGTGCGATGTATATTGAAAAATTTGAAGCAACGGTGGAAGAGTTGATCCAGCTTATGGGAATTGAAAAAAAAGTTTAG
- the rsmA gene encoding 16S rRNA (adenine(1518)-N(6)/adenine(1519)-N(6))-dimethyltransferase RsmA, with the protein MNRESVVAKKKFGQNFLKDESILRKIVEAMPKNDNKVVEIGPGLGDLTKFLVDVKSVEAFEVDTDLCKLLQTTFKEEIATKRLHIHCGDVLEAWKNTLIDEPYDLVANLPYYIATNIILKALADPMCKNILVMVQLEVAEKFCAESGEKVFGSLGIIAQSVGDARLIVKVPPTAFDPQPKVDSAVFLIQKSRDRSEKEFEDMLRVAFTQPRKTLMKNLSSKYEKVTLQEAFEKLGLTLTIRPHQVSTKDYHQLYKII; encoded by the coding sequence ATGAATAGAGAAAGTGTTGTAGCAAAGAAGAAGTTTGGACAAAACTTTCTAAAAGATGAGTCCATTTTAAGAAAAATCGTCGAAGCGATGCCCAAAAATGACAATAAAGTCGTAGAGATTGGGCCTGGCTTAGGTGATTTAACTAAATTTTTAGTTGATGTCAAAAGTGTAGAAGCTTTTGAGGTAGATACCGATTTATGTAAACTATTACAAACTACGTTTAAAGAAGAGATCGCTACCAAGCGACTTCACATTCATTGTGGAGATGTTTTAGAAGCTTGGAAGAATACTTTGATAGATGAGCCGTATGACTTAGTGGCAAACCTGCCCTACTATATAGCTACGAACATCATACTCAAAGCACTCGCAGATCCAATGTGTAAGAACATACTTGTAATGGTACAGCTTGAAGTTGCAGAAAAGTTTTGCGCAGAAAGTGGAGAGAAAGTATTTGGTTCGTTGGGCATTATTGCTCAAAGTGTAGGAGACGCGAGATTAATCGTGAAAGTTCCGCCAACTGCATTTGATCCACAGCCCAAAGTTGACTCTGCAGTTTTTCTTATACAAAAGAGTAGAGACAGAAGTGAAAAAGAATTCGAGGATATGCTTAGAGTTGCATTTACGCAGCCTCGCAAGACTTTGATGAAAAATCTCTCTTCTAAATATGAGAAAGTAACACTTCAAGAGGCTTTTGAAAAGCTTGGACTTACATTAACGATTCGCCCTCATCAAGTTAGCACGAAGGACTATCACCAACTCTATAAAATAATTTAA
- a CDS encoding purine-nucleoside phosphorylase, producing MIICAGNNETFDFATPMGVGLIETTMNLTRLCLFDKPEFLLFVGTAGSYGQAEIFDIIESKTAANIELSFLTNDAYTPLENVITTNLTDKKDIIVNSSNYISTNETLTKNFLKFGIGIENMEYFAVLSVAKEFEIPAGGVFCITNYTNKNAHEDFLKNHDKAKALLQEHVKRRIKELTSS from the coding sequence ATGATAATCTGCGCAGGAAACAATGAAACATTTGATTTTGCTACTCCTATGGGAGTAGGACTGATAGAGACAACAATGAACCTCACGCGGCTTTGTCTTTTTGACAAACCTGAGTTTCTTCTCTTTGTAGGCACTGCCGGAAGCTATGGCCAAGCAGAGATATTTGACATTATAGAGAGCAAAACAGCAGCGAATATTGAACTCTCTTTTTTGACTAACGATGCTTACACTCCACTGGAAAATGTCATCACTACAAACCTAACAGACAAAAAAGACATTATAGTCAACTCATCTAACTACATCTCAACCAACGAAACGCTTACAAAAAACTTTTTAAAATTTGGCATCGGCATAGAAAATATGGAATATTTTGCCGTGTTATCTGTGGCAAAAGAGTTTGAGATACCTGCCGGCGGCGTTTTTTGCATAACAAACTATACAAACAAAAACGCTCATGAAGACTTTTTAAAGAACCACGACAAAGCAAAAGCATTACTTCAAGAACATGTCAAAAGACGTATAAAGGAACTAACATCATCATGA
- a CDS encoding CZB domain-containing protein, translating to MTKEEIIEDLQKAKLANLQWIDKAKNLIAGTKNDQGIPPIDPRESEFGKWFYKEGQKLKKLSNNPLECMQNIETLHQQLHERYSEIYNTFFSETNKAGFFSKLMGAKRQNISDAEQKHVDNLLKNMQRDAKEFVDEVERLERRLEAVIQEKIDSVMK from the coding sequence ATGACAAAAGAAGAAATTATAGAAGATTTGCAAAAAGCAAAGCTAGCAAATTTACAGTGGATAGATAAGGCGAAAAATCTTATTGCAGGAACAAAAAATGATCAGGGAATACCTCCTATTGATCCACGGGAAAGTGAGTTTGGAAAGTGGTTTTACAAGGAGGGACAAAAGCTCAAAAAGCTTTCGAACAATCCTTTGGAATGTATGCAAAACATTGAAACACTCCATCAACAGTTACATGAAAGATACTCTGAAATATACAATACATTTTTTTCAGAAACAAATAAAGCGGGCTTTTTTTCAAAACTCATGGGTGCGAAACGACAAAATATTTCTGATGCAGAGCAGAAACATGTTGATAATTTATTAAAGAACATGCAAAGAGATGCTAAAGAATTTGTCGATGAAGTTGAAAGACTAGAAAGAAGACTAGAAGCGGTAATACAGGAAAAAATAGACTCTGTAATGAAGTAA